TGGGAGTTTAGTCGAACTGGTGTCGTGTTTTTATAACGCTGCCGTCACCTGGTGAATAGAAGAGTGAAGAAAACACACTGTTTGGTGAATTAATCCAGGTAGGGGCAAGCTACGGCCCCCGGGCCATATACGGCCCTTTAGGCTTTATAATGCGGCCTGAAAAACGTTGAGGCACTGGTAGAGATGAGACCAGCAGGACTGTTCCCACTGAGATCGTACGTGAGTTAAtctattgtgaaataaatacagttgtaaaataatttttacaataagccttataatataataataataataataattagccAATATGCTCATTATATGTATGCTTGTTAAAGGCCAAAaccttttatatacagtaataatttttatgtcatttgctttagtacaaataaacactccatccatctgcccTCTGTTTGCCCCACCCCTGACttaaactgtgtttttgtgGGTATATTTTGTTATTGGCATCACTTCTCTGATACCAAAACTCCTCATTCAATAAACccaggaaatgaaaaatgtaaatatttctaCTGTTGTAATGTGGAATACATGAATGTTTGAGTTTATGTTAAACTTCTAAGGACATTTGACTGATAatactttgtgttgtgtgtctgtgtgttgtgttgtgtgtctgtgtgttgtgttgtgtgtctgtgtgttgtgttgtgtgtctgtgtgttgtgttgtgtgttgtgttgtgtgcagTCAACAGCCTCCGTGACCAGCTGGACGATATGAAGAGAAGGAACCAGAATTCACACATTTCTAACGAGAAGAATATTCATTTGCAGAAACAGGTCTTACACTCTGTCTTTGTGTAAAATGCCACCATCTgttgattaaaaacagaaaaagattcTTGGATAAAAGTGTAAACGCTGGGATCTAGATTTTGCGTAATCAAAAGcatcaaactttttttccttttcctctcctcagcTGGAAGAAGCCAACGCTTTGCTGCGAGCCGAATCGGAGGCGGCGACGCGGCTGCGTAAGACGCAGACGGACAGCAgcaagcagctgcagcagctggaggccACCGTCCGAGAGCTGCAGGACAAATGCTGCCTGCTGGAGAGAAACAAGCTGAGTCTGGAGAAGGAGGGCATCAGCCTGCAGGCGGCGCTGGAGACGGAGAGGAGGGAGCACAGCCAGGGCTCCGAGACCATCAGCGACCTGATGGGtggggggcacacacacacacacacacacacacacacacacacacacacacacacacacacacacactgcagttcATGCAGGATCTGGTATAAATTCCCACGTGAGCTTTTCTGACGTCCCACTTTGACTTTTCTTCCAGGACGCATCTCcgtcctggaggaggaggcgcgTCAGCAGAGACAGACTCTGTCCAAAGCCGAGGCTGAGAAGAGACAACTTCAGGAGAAACACACCGATCTGGAGAAGGTGGAGAAAAcattaacccttacagccctaaCCTGTTTACGCCATTTTTTGttacctttgatatttgtctctatataccacattaaatgatttaacatacccatgcttagtatgtttatcttcagcacaacttcagctaaatgaagagatagtttttatttccctatgaCTTCTTAtgttgacatattggggcaaaattgacacacagtcaaatttggaaatggaaaaattttattttattgcacataaaaacgaaaaacatgctcatcaaattgattttgaactccaaaaaggttgccataggcttctaacataattatatacagtttgtgtcactttaaAGGGGTTtttgggccaaaatagacacacggtcaaattcgaaaatggaacaaattatattttattacgcataaaaaccaaaaacattctCATAAATTTGATTGCTCACAGCAATCCACGTGAccgactttatttgttaagaatggtttaaaaacatcatgtgatctgagcACGGGGGTGTGGtcatagggctgtaagggttaatgATGACTTTCCGCTCACACCTTTCCACACGGTTTCAGTCTTGATTCAGGTCACAGCTTTTGCCGTCCTGCCATCGCCGCGTTACTCGAGTCCTTTCTTCAGatattattttctccttttctccacACAGGAGATGAGCAACAAGGAGATCGACTTCACCTACAAGCTGAAGgtgctgcagcaggagctggagcaggaggaggcgtCCCATAAGGCCACCAGGGCGCTGCTGGCCGACAAGAGCAAGATCAAGGTCACCATCGAGGGCGCCAAGTCGGAGTCCATGAAAGGTACGTCTGATGCTGAGCTAGTCTGTTCATTACTACAGCTTTACATACGTGACCGCCTGATGTGAAATGgtagtgatgtcacagtgatgtcacacacgTCCTCCCCTCCAGAGATGGAGCAGAAGCTGGCGGAGGAGCGAGCAGCTAAGCTGCGGCTGGAGAACCGTAtcctggagctggagaagcacAGCAGCATGATGGACTGTGACTACAAGCAGGCGCTGcagaagctggaggagctgcgGCGCCACAAGGACAGGCTGACGGAGGAGGTGCGTTCAGGGTCCTGGAGCTGATGTAGCCGCCGGGGGCTGAATGACGTCCACAAGCATTTTCTAACAGCAGGAGTAAAGCGTTAACAGCGGCGTCCTGTTTCCTTGTTCTTCTGCGGTTTGTGCAGGTGAAGAACCTGACGCTGAAAATCGAGCAGGAGACCCAGAAGCGGAACTTGACCCAGAACGACCTGAAGGCTCAGAACCAGCAGCTCAGCTCTCTGAGAACGTCAGAGAAGCAACTCAAGCAGGAAACCAACCATCTGCTGGACATCAAACGCAGCCTGGAGAAACAGAACCAGGAGCTGCGCAAGTGTGTTCACATTCTCTTCTCCGGTAGCTTCGTTACACGTGAAGAAgacgacagccaatcagacgctgagtgtgtgttttttggtttcTGCCTGCAGAGAGCGTCAGGACACCGACGGGCAaatgaaggagctgcaggatCAGTTAGAAGCTGAACAGTATTTCTCTGTAAGACTCCTAAATGTTAATGTAAAGTCACTTAGAGATGCACGTCTGGAGCTTAACTTCACTATTAATGTGAGCTGTAGTGATCAGTGAACAGCCGATAGAGGACTTTATTGTCTACTCGGCGTTTTAATCCACCTCCTGTCTGCGTTTTGCAGACGCTGTATAAGACGCAGGTCCgtgagctgaaggaggagtGTGAGGAGAGGAATAAACTCTACAAGGACGTGCAGCAGTCCCtacaggagctgcaggaggagaggtGCTCCTCCGTCTCACGTGATTTATTCAGATATCGTCTGTGAGAACCGGCCACGACACAAAGGAAGCAGTGTTGAGTTCTTTCCTGTCCCCGTAGGGATTCTCTGGCGGCCCAGCTGGAGATCACGCTGACCAAAGCCGACTCGGAGCAGCTGGCGCGCTCCATCGCCGAGGAGCAGTACTCCgacctggagaaggagaagatcatgaaggagctggagctgaaggagaTGATGGCCCGGCATCGCCAGGAGCTGTCAGAGAAGGACATCACCATCGGTTCAGTGAGTGCATGGGTTCAGTCCACCAGGTTAACTGGAACGGTTTAACCCGGTGGTGTTCAGGGGGGGCTGCAGGAGCAGTGACCCCTCACGTAGAGACCAGACGGTGTTTCCTGtctctgcagctggaggaggccaACAGGACCTTAACCAGCGACGTTGCCAACCTGGCCAATGAGAAGGAGGAGCTGAATAACAGACTGCAGGAGGCGGTGGAAGGCAGGCGTCGATTTGTCCTTAAATCTCCTCCCAAGCTGCCGACCCGTTGTGATTGTGAGGATTTCTTTGcgtctttgtttttcagaattGGAAAAATCGAAGGATTGGAAGCAACAGATCGATCAGATCAAGCAGACGTTTGAGAAGCAGCTGCAGTCAGAGAGGACGCTGAAAACTCAGGTCAGACGCTGATCTTCAGTTCCACTGGCGTCAGGAGTCAGGTTCTGGACCCTCTGGAGTCTGGGGTCTCCCATCGGGGGCCCCCCCATCACATCATTCCATCAGACTGAACATGTGACCTTTCTCCACACACAGGCCGTTAACAAGCTGGCAGAGATCATGAACAGGAAGGTGGACCGCGTGGGAGGCAGTCGCCGTGGTAACGACACGGATATGCGGcggaaggagaaagagaacagGAAGTTGCAGCTGGAGCTGAGGTCGGAGAAGGAAAAACTCAACAGCTCCATCATCAAATACCAGAGAGAGATCAACGAGATGCAGGCGGTGAGGAGAGCGCGACCGTGTCGTGGATCCGTCCCGTCGATCCGTCCCGTCGATCCGTCCCGTCGATCCGTCCCGTCGATCCGTCCCGTCGATCCGTCCCGTCGATCCGTCCCGTCGATCCGTCCCGTCGATCCGTCCCGTTTCCTGCTTCCTAAACTTTTTTCCTGTCTGTGCAGCAACTGTCAGACGAGAGCCAGATGCGCATCGAGCTGCAGATGGCTCTGGACAGCAAGGACAGCGACATCGAGCAGCTGAGGAACCTCCTGCAGGCCCTCAGCGTCCAATCGCTGGACTCCGCCAGCGTCAACAGCGGCCCAGAGTTTGACGCCGATGACGCGTACACAGGTGAGAGCACCCCCCGGTGGTGGAGCAAATAGCTTCCATCCAACCAGTGGACATATATTTCAACATTTTGGAATGAAAGGATTTTTGGAAAACAGCTGCTGgtccatttttctttctgtgtaatAATGACCTGACCGATCTCTGCCACTGAACGGAGTCGTTCCAGAGAGACTTCACATGAAAAATGATCGTAAAATGATCTCGTTTTGATTGGATCAAATCTGTTGGATGAAGTTGGACATTTTTTTGGCTTCTCAcacctgacaggtgtgtgtgtgtgtgtgtgtgtgtgtgtgtgtgtgtgtgtgtgtgtgtgtgtgtgtgtgtgtgtgtgtgtgtgtgctgtccatCCAGATAAAACTGGAGCAGCATCCTGTCATTTGACTTGGTTAAATGTCTTTtaccctgatgatgatgatgatgatgatggcggcTGTCCGTCTGTCTTCCAGAATTGAGGCTGGAGGGTTGGCTCTCGCTGCCTGTGAGAAACAACACCAAGAAGTTCGGATGGGAGAAAAAGGTACGTAGGAAGACGCTGCGTCAGCGATACCGCCGTCCCCACGTCCGCTGACGCGTCCCGTGTCCGTCTGTCCTGCAGTACGTCGTGGTGAGCAGCAAGAAGATTCTGTTCTACAACAACGAGCAGGACAAGGAGCAGTCCATCCCCTACATGGTGCTCGACATCGAGTGAGTGGAACGGGTCCCTCTGCTGGGGAGACGGTTCTGGTTCGGTTCAGGAGCTCATCGTGTCCCTGTTTGTGTCCCCGCTTGTGTCCCCGTTTGTGTCCCGTCTCCACGCAGCAAACTGTTCCACGTGAGGCCCGTCACCCAGACGGACGTTTACCGCGCCGACGCCAAAGAGATCCCCAGGATTTTCCAGGTGCGTCTCTGGAATCCTCGTTTCTAGTCCGTTAATCTGAGTCAGAACCACAAAGTTGAGTCGTTTTCCCGCCGTTCCAGATCCTTTATGCCAACGAGGGCGAGAGCAAGAAGGAGCCGGAGTTCCCCATGGAGCCGCTGGCCATCGGGGAGAAGTCCAGCTACATCTGCCACAAGGGTCACGAGTTCATCCCCACGCTCTACCACTTCCCCACCAGCTGCGAGGCGTGCACCAAGCCGCTGTGGAACATGTTCAAGCCCCCGCCCGCGCTGGAGTGCCGGCGCTGCCACATCAAATGCCACAAGGACCACATGGACAAGAAGGAGGAGATCATCGCCCCCTGCAAAGGTAGCCGGGTGGACCCCGAGCCAGCAGAATTATGGGTAGTGAGGAGGAGCTATAACGGCGTCTCTCCCCCAGTGAACTACGACGTGTCCACGGCCAAAAACCTCCTGCTGCTGGCCGCGtcccaggaggagcagcagaagtGGGTCAGCCGACTGGTCAAGAAGATCCCCAAGAAGCCCCCGCCGGCGGAGCAGTTCGCACGCTCCTCCCCCCGCGCCTCCATGAAGGTCCAGCCCAGCCAGTCCATGAGGAGGCCCAGCCGACAGCTCCCCACCAGCAAGAGCAGGTAGCAGGAAGTCCCCCCCCAGCAGGTCGTCACGGGGGACAGTTTATATTTGTTCCACTGGAGTGAATGGAGCtctgccgtcagccaatagaatgtgtgtacggcgtcacgtgactgcctacaaaaatctgcgatgaggtgaagccgcgtGAATGCGTGAAGCCCCCCCCACCGTGGGCGGGACAGCAATGTGACGGTCCTGTaagtgatgtgtgtgtcaggatgagagcaggaacacacaccgcgtgtggaggagtgtgtgtgacccgatggtgtgtgtgaagtgtggtCTCCCCTTTCAGACTGGAGGACGGGGGTGTCCAGGACTGGCTCTGGGCGCTGGACGACCTCGATGACGATTCCTCCTCCGTTCATTTCTGACGGCGTGTGGTAACGGCGTGTGGTAACGGCGTGTGGTAACAGCGTGTGGGAACGGCGTGTGCTGTGTGCTGTGATTTGATTGGTCGTTTCCACGCGGCGTCGGTCGATTCGTCTTCGTTCTTCCTGATTTGCTGTGATGTTTcaggatttattttgtttaaagatGGATTTGTGTCCCCCTGAAACACGGAGGTCCCCTCTGGGCTCCTCTTCCTGTTAACACCCTGAAACATGTCTCCCCCCAGTGACCCCCCATCCTGTGACCTCAGCCCCCGCAGGTCAAACGGCTTCAAAATGAGGCGAGAAGAATCCCACAGTAGACACTGGTTCAATGGATGACCCCGCCCCCTGTAAAGCATTACgttcctaaatgtgtgtgtgttcgtttaCAACCACatcgtctgattggctgctggctctggtggtggtggcggcctgtggacatgtccatcctgatgcatgtgtttgttgggGTTCTCCGCCCTGATAATCTGATAATCTGACCACCGGGTGTTTGACATGACGTTATGGTTTAAGTATAATCTGTGATGGTGAATGTCTGATcatgtttgtcctgcatgttgttACCAGTGGGATTATCTCCTGTTTTAGACCTCAGGTTGTATAAAAAGGTGATTTTCTGTCGCACTGGGGGGCCTGATGCACCTGTGGTTTTGGCCTAGAGCAGATCTAAATCAGACAAGATGAGTAACACGTGATTTAATCCGTCATACGTGGAGCTCTGATCATCCTCTGCACATACTTTGAGGATAATCTGAGACTAAcgttctcctccatctcctcctccagctaaCCCTGCTTGGGGGTGCGGTCCGGTGTCCAGCGGTGGGGCGTTTCCTCCTGAATCAGATCACACTGAACCCCAACACTACTCCACAAAGCCCCCCCACATCGCTTCAGCCTGAGAGTTTCAGTCTGCTTCTCCCATTTGGTGAActtcttttcctccctcctgATTGGACGCCTGGTCAGACCCGTCGTGAGGCTCTGTGGAGCTGGAGTTACTGGTTCAGAAGGGGAAACACGTACCTCAACACTCACGAGGACCAAACAGGAAAAGTCTTCCTCACTACTTTTTGGGGGGGAATCttgtggccaaaaaaaaagaagaagacattgtTGTGTTTAATGATTGTGAACATAAAGGGTTAAAAGGGGAGCACTACACAGAAGGTCGTCGGGTCGTTTGCTGGATGAAGCTGAGGTCACACAAACCTGAATGAGGTACGAACGCAAGCCAGCTGCGACGTCCGACCCGGGGCGCCGTGAACGTTGGATGGAGCCCCCCAGGAGACGTCCTCGCCGTCACGTGATGTTTCAAACCTGCACTGTCGTGTTCTGAGCGTGAATGTTTACGGACTGAAGGGTCGCACCGCTCACGCTTTCCTGATGCGATGCTCGGCTCCTTTTTCCTGTTTGAATGTACATCTGGGCCTTCCAGACGACACACAGGCATTGTATGACTTCTATCCAGGTAAACTTGACTGAAGCCCCCCCTCCAAACACCTACTAACTGCTCCCATCGACCACGTGTGTGTTTTGCCTTTTCAGGCCTCACATTCAGTTTTGCCACAAACGGGCCTCCATCTGTCCCACACAGAGCCGTCAGTCATTTCCTGGATGTGAAACCGAGGAATCGACCAATGAGAAGCAGAGACGACGACATCACGCAGTCACACACCATGAGTCTAAATACTGAGCAGCACTGTTCCAAGTAAACTGTTTGTCCtgatatttttgtattaaaatgtaactgaatgGAGTTTGGGAACATTGCTGTGTGTATATGGCTTTATATAGctgatccgtgtgtgtgtgtgtgtgtgtgtgtgaaccaagTTGTCTGGCTTTAGCCAATAAGCATGttttatacatataaatatacacagtatatattttacatgCCATACAGTGCACATATTATTTATACAGCCTTGTCCACTTTGTATTAAGGGCTCCATCCAGATTGCATATCTGCTCCAAACGGCTCTTTAATAACGACCACAATAAAGACATGGATGTGCTGCCTGCTGGGTTTTCATTGTTCTGGCTTAAAAACATCAAGATTCTAAGAAGTGCCTGAAAACCTGAAGTATTAAAATCACAAGACTGCcattattatgtttattaaaataagaaaaaacttCACTACATCTTGTCTTAATACAGTATTTGTCATCCTGAGtagattttctgtgtgtgtccgGTTGTGGCAGGTTTGTAGTCACTGGAATGTAAAGAGTTCTGAGGGTGGAACACTGGAGCGACGGGAGCCGCGGTGTTTTTCACTCCCAGTTGTGCCCGGAGTGAACGACGGGACTCTGAATGTTACCCAGGCGGGGGCGGGAGGACCGGACGCCGTCGCTCAGTCGTCCTTcttgctgctgctcctctggtAGTAAAGCGCAGTGAGCAGAACCCACAGGTTCAGCAGCGTGGAGACGATGAAGCGCACCAGGACTGTGGGGAAGACGAATCGTGTTCAGGATATTCAGGCGTAGCCGGGGGTGTCTGCATTAACACTTACAGCCGGCACGAAATGAGACAGAACTGTGTTAACACACAGGATACGGGTTTCATCTGTGACGGAGCTCTGGAGTCAAActaattttccccatttaaaataaataattttaacccATTCCAGCCTGGTAAAAACTCCCCAAACccactaaattatgaaaaaaacaacatttaatcaCCCAATAGACATAGACTTTAcctatgtactgtataattaCAGTATAAGTTATGTAAAAATGATTAAGAGTGAAAAGAGGAGCTACGTCTTCACTCCAATCATGaggtaaagaaaaacaaaaagacacaacCTTTCTAAACATTTAGTGAAAAGAACATTGACTCTTATTTTTGAGTGAAATAAATTGGAAACACTTTTGTTGTGGCCCCTGAGGGCCACCGTAGTTCATCCTTGCTCATTGAGCTCCAGACGCGCTGCTACCAGCTGACCtcacagctgtttgtgtgtcctgTAGTTTCAGAAACACGTCTTGATgaagtttttttccccttatcttcattttatttcctttccacccaaccggtcaaggcggacgGCCGCCCagaagagtctgggtcctgctcagagtttcttcctcaatgagggagttttccccgccaatgtctctggagggttcagttgggttttacTGTCTGTTTAAGCGCTTTGACACGTCTGTTGCCACGATTAAGCGCTTtatgaataaaacttgattgagtGAAATCCTCAGACAGGGATATTTATAATGACGACTGATTACAGCCTCAGGATTCCTTATGCAGaaacaacagaacagaaaatgTCCACTCGTCTTGTGATGCTCATGGAGCACAAAagaccccccccgcccccgtgGGGTCGGTCTGACTTACCCTGCATGTCTCCAGTTGTCACTGCCGTGGTGTAAATGCGTGCTGGAACAGAGACGATGTGTTCATGACTCATTATGAAGAGACTCAATCATTCATGTAGAACATTAACGTTAAACAGCAGAGCAGCGGCGCTCCAGCGAGGGGGAAGTGCTTAtagagatgatgatgaggggTGTACAGATGATCAGATCAGCATGTCTGATGTAGACCTcactatgaatgaatgattgtaactagaaattctttttcttattATGGGGTGTTATAGAAATGACACTTACCTGCACAGGAGTAGACGGCCATAGCCCAGGTGAGGCTGCTCACCTGTCCGGCCTGCTTCGTCCTCCACAGACACTGAAGCTGAGCAACTTTACTGGCTGCACTGATGACTGTGCAGAGGCTCTGTGGAGGAGAACGGGGGTCAGACTGTTTCTGTGTTCATAAAACATTCCCAGCAGGgaggttttacatttttaaggtTAAAAAGTTTC
The Antennarius striatus isolate MH-2024 chromosome 17, ASM4005453v1, whole genome shotgun sequence genome window above contains:
- the rock2a gene encoding rho-associated protein kinase 2 isoform X1 codes for the protein MSLGAERRMETRLKKLEDMIRDPRSAINLESLLDSINALVLDLDYPALRKNKNIETFLNRYEKVIGEARDHQMKSEDFDRVKVIGRGAFGEVQLVRHKASQKVYAMKLLSKFEMLKRSDSAFFWEERDIMAFANSPWVVQLCCAFQDEHYLYMVMEYMPGGDLVNLTSTYDVPEKWAKFYTAEVVMALDAIHSMGFIHRDVKPDNMLLDRHGHLKLADFGTCMKMNSTGMVHCDTAVGTPDYISPEVLKSQGGDGYYGRECDWWSVGVFIFEMLVGDTPFYADSLVGTYSKIMDHKNSLNFPDDVEISKDAKNIICAFLTDRDVRLGRNGVEEIKRHPFFRNDQWTFDTIRDTVAPVVPELSSDIDTSNFDEIEEDKGDVETFPTPKAFVGNQLPFVGFTYFKEDQLLNASNNISVTHDNSKGESAALQKKLHQLEVQLNNEKQAKDDLEHKHRASASRLDKISKELEEEVICRKNLESSLRQLEREKALLQHKSLESHRRAESEADRKRCLENEVNSLRDQLDDMKRRNQNSHISNEKNIHLQKQLEEANALLRAESEAATRLRKTQTDSSKQLQQLEATVRELQDKCCLLERNKLSLEKEGISLQAALETERREHSQGSETISDLMGRISVLEEEARQQRQTLSKAEAEKRQLQEKHTDLEKEMSNKEIDFTYKLKVLQQELEQEEASHKATRALLADKSKIKVTIEGAKSESMKEMEQKLAEERAAKLRLENRILELEKHSSMMDCDYKQALQKLEELRRHKDRLTEEVKNLTLKIEQETQKRNLTQNDLKAQNQQLSSLRTSEKQLKQETNHLLDIKRSLEKQNQELRKERQDTDGQMKELQDQLEAEQYFSTLYKTQVRELKEECEERNKLYKDVQQSLQELQEERDSLAAQLEITLTKADSEQLARSIAEEQYSDLEKEKIMKELELKEMMARHRQELSEKDITIGSLEEANRTLTSDVANLANEKEELNNRLQEAVEELEKSKDWKQQIDQIKQTFEKQLQSERTLKTQAVNKLAEIMNRKVDRVGGSRRGNDTDMRRKEKENRKLQLELRSEKEKLNSSIIKYQREINEMQAQLSDESQMRIELQMALDSKDSDIEQLRNLLQALSVQSLDSASVNSGPEFDADDAYTELRLEGWLSLPVRNNTKKFGWEKKYVVVSSKKILFYNNEQDKEQSIPYMVLDIDKLFHVRPVTQTDVYRADAKEIPRIFQILYANEGESKKEPEFPMEPLAIGEKSSYICHKGHEFIPTLYHFPTSCEACTKPLWNMFKPPPALECRRCHIKCHKDHMDKKEEIIAPCKVNYDVSTAKNLLLLAASQEEQQKWVSRLVKKIPKKPPPAEQFARSSPRASMKVQPSQSMRRPSRQLPTSKSSDPPSCDLSPRRSNGFKMRREESHSRHWFNG
- the rock2a gene encoding rho-associated protein kinase 2 isoform X2; protein product: MSLGAERRMETRLKKLEDMIRDPRSAINLESLLDSINALVLDLDYPALRKNKNIETFLNRYEKVIGEARDHQMKSEDFDRVKVIGRGAFGEVQLVRHKASQKVYAMKLLSKFEMLKRSDSAFFWEERDIMAFANSPWVVQLCCAFQDEHYLYMVMEYMPGGDLVNLTSTYDVPEKWAKFYTAEVVMALDAIHSMGFIHRDVKPDNMLLDRHGHLKLADFGTCMKMNSTGMVHCDTAVGTPDYISPEVLKSQGGDGYYGRECDWWSVGVFIFEMLVGDTPFYADSLVGTYSKIMDHKNSLNFPDDVEISKDAKNIICAFLTDRDVRLGRNGVEEIKRHPFFRNDQWTFDTIRDTVAPVVPELSSDIDTSNFDEIEEDKGDVETFPTPKAFVGNQLPFVGFTYFKEDQLLNASNNISVTHDNSKGESAALQKKLHQLEVQLNNEKQAKDDLEHKHRASASRLDKISKELEEEVICRKNLESSLRQLEREKALLQHKSLESHRRAESEADRKRCLENEVNSLRDQLDDMKRRNQNSHISNEKNIHLQKQLEEANALLRAESEAATRLRKTQTDSSKQLQQLEATVRELQDKCCLLERNKLSLEKEGISLQAALETERREHSQGSETISDLMGRISVLEEEARQQRQTLSKAEAEKRQLQEKHTDLEKEMSNKEIDFTYKLKVLQQELEQEEASHKATRALLADKSKIKVTIEGAKSESMKEMEQKLAEERAAKLRLENRILELEKHSSMMDCDYKQALQKLEELRRHKDRLTEEVKNLTLKIEQETQKRNLTQNDLKAQNQQLSSLRTSEKQLKQETNHLLDIKRSLEKQNQELRKERQDTDGQMKELQDQLEAEQYFSTLYKTQVRELKEECEERNKLYKDVQQSLQELQEERDSLAAQLEITLTKADSEQLARSIAEEQYSDLEKEKIMKELELKEMMARHRQELSEKDITIGSLEEANRTLTSDVANLANEKEELNNRLQEAVEELEKSKDWKQQIDQIKQTFEKQLQSERTLKTQAVNKLAEIMNRKVDRVGGSRRGNDTDMRRKEKENRKLQLELRSEKEKLNSSIIKYQREINEMQAQLSDESQMRIELQMALDSKDSDIEQLRNLLQALSVQSLDSASVNSGPEFDADDAYTELRLEGWLSLPVRNNTKKFGWEKKYVVVSSKKILFYNNEQDKEQSIPYMVLDIDKLFHVRPVTQTDVYRADAKEIPRIFQILYANEGESKKEPEFPMEPLAIGEKSSYICHKGHEFIPTLYHFPTSCEACTKPLWNMFKPPPALECRRCHIKCHKDHMDKKEEIIAPCKVNYDVSTAKNLLLLAASQEEQQKWVSRLVKKIPKKPPPAEQFARSSPRASMKVQPSQSMRRPSRQLPTSKSS